The sequence below is a genomic window from Maridesulfovibrio frigidus DSM 17176.
GTTCCGATCTTCTTCTGAGACATCACTCCACTTGCCGGCCTGCTCAATAAGGAACGAACGTTCCTCTCTTAGAGTATCGGCACCCTTTAACCTTTTTTCTATGGCCTCAGCGGCAGTACGGAGCCACAGAGAACTAGAGGCTCGTTCATTCCCTTTTTCAAAAAGATCCAGCGCACTCTTTTTGACAGCTGCACTTTGAACCTTGGCCAAAAACTCTCCAAAATTATCAGTGTAAACTGAAACATTATTCTTATTACGCGAGATCCCCACCAAAAACTCATTTTTGGAAAGCAGCAGAGAATATGCCGGGGCATGATAAATAACATGGGAATCAGAACTGAGGCCCTGACTCTTATATGTTGAAATGCAATAGGCATGATCAAAGTGATTAAAGTCATCACCAGTGAAGTTAACCTGCTGGCCACTTTCAGTCTCTACAAGGTAAGTACTATTTTCGACTGAAAGAATCTTGCCTCGCGTTCCATTCAGAATCGGATCGTCTTCATTGCACTGAATGTGCGCGCCACCCTTCTTTAGAAAAATTATGCTGTCTCCTGCGGCAAAATCCCGTTCTGCTGTTTCCCCGGAAGGTAGCTCTATTTCTTGACGGAAGTTTTCCTTTGCCACAATTCCCTTATCAACAAGGGATGCTCTGATTTCTTTATTGAAGGCCTCCCTGTCTGAGTTCAACGAAGTAATCAGCAAGGGCATGCCTTCCTCTGCTTCAAAATGCTGGAAAAAATCTTGAACAACAGCTTCTATACGCTCTTCAGTTCCCTCAACCTCTTTTATAATATTGCCGGAGACCAATAACTGAACGGCACTCTTCGCATCGTCATGAGATGCAGCTTCTACAGCCTGCCGCTGTAGCGTTCCTTTCTGTCTTCGGATCTGCTTCAACCTGAAAGTTTTTGCTCCATCTTTTTGCCACTCTTCAAAAGGCTTTCCTGCCCCAACACCAGGGAGCTGTTTAGTATCGCCGACAGCAACAATTCTTGCCCCTTCTTTAGCTGCTATGTTGCAAAGGCGCACGGCGTCCATGCTGCCCATCATCGAAGCCTCGTCAACAATAATCAGGGCCGGCTTCTGCTCGAAAAGACTCTTCACATACGCTGTAGCTTCCAGCTCCTTATCATCGCCAGACTCCAAGGCCATGATGCGCCGCTCATAATCAATGCAAAACCGATCAATAGTCTGGGCAGTAATACCAGTTTCATCTCCAAGCTTCTTGGCTGCCGAACCAGCTTTTGACAGCCCAAGGACACGATCCCGACCATGAGTCTCAATGACAGCTTGCAAAAGCGTAGTTTTACCTGTCCCAGGGTCACCCTGAATACAAGTAATGAAATCCGGAGAACTCAGAACGCCTAACGCGGCTTCCAATTGCTCACCTTCAAATTTAAAGTCAAAAATATTTTTAGCGACCGAAGTCATCTTTTGCCCAATTTCTGGATCAACATGATCTTCAAATCTATTGCTTCCAAGTTTTAGCCAGGCTCGGTTATCAGTTTCCGCTTGTAGCAATGTCTTAATTGTATACTTAGTTTTTGCCCCATCACTTTGCCCAGGAAGAGCAACCATTTTTTTACTGATAGCTTTGCTATGCAAAAAAAGCTGAATATCTTCCATCTCCAACGGGTAATTAATTTTATCAAAGTACTCTACAATATCTTTTTTTAAATGCTCTATAAGGAAATTACCGCGCCGCTCTGTTGTTTCCTGAAAAGCGGCTCTCAGATGACGCTCTAATTCAAGGGAGTTCATATTATCACCAGAAACGGGTTCTTTCCTATTTACACCCCTTGCACCCTTTTTAGAGAACTTCGTGGAATAGCCTTCAGACTCAAGTGTCTGACGTAGAGTTTTTTTGTAAACAGTCTGAAGCAAATTAGAACTATGCAGCCGTTTAAAACCATTATTTTCAAAACCAATGCCGGCAATCTGACAAACAGATTCCAAAGAAGGCTTATCTTCTCCCCCCCATTCAACGGTCACAGCTGACAAAATTTCTGTTGGTTTTTCCTCATGCAGACGGCCTCCTTCCCGGTACTGGTTACGCAGGAGATCCCCGGATTTAATCTCATTCAAAGCGGCTGCGACAGCGACAGTGTGGGCCTTCTCTAAAACATCAACATCATCAATCTGCTCAATAAGTCTTTCTGGAGTTGCAAAAGCAACACTGATTACACTTTGTTCTTCTGTCGCCTTTGGCTGGCGAGTTTGTAAAACAGCTAGTGCTGTTTTGTTACCATCCTGAACTTTCAGCTTCAGGAAATCATTCCAGTTGCTAAAAGGTATTTCTGCTCGGATATCCCTACGATCTTGGAGAATCCTTTCTTTAATAGTACGCGCTTTTATTGGTGATATTCCTAGAGTAATTCCTAGATTATCCAATTCTTTTTCTTCGACCTTCAGGGCTTCGTAACGCAGCTTACGTTCATCAATTCCTTTTTTGTACTCTGCATACAAGACAGCCCTTTCAGGCCCTCTATGAATTGGGACCGCTTCATACCGTTCCTGCTCGGTTACAGCCTGAATAGAAGGGCCTACTTCTTCAAAAGGACCAAGTTGCTTTTCCAATTTTCCCTTGGAATAATTACGCCCCAGGCTACTAGCTTTTATTGCCGTTTTGGAATGACTATCTTTGATAATGCAACCATTGCCACGCTTGCGTATTTCCAAACCTGATTTGGCAAGCGCGATATGTAAGTCCTGCCAGTTTTGAGCTTTTGATAGAGCTTCTGAAATATTATTCTCACGCTCTTTTACATAGGAGTCAAAAGACTGCTGTCCGGAATGAGCCTCATAAGTTACGGCCTTTTCGTTTGCCCTTTTCGGACCATCACCCTGAAGGCCATTGTCCCGCTGAAGACCATACTTATTTTCCAACACTCGATGCAAGACATCTCGCTTATGATAGTCTCGGTACGGCTCATGCCTAGTAAGTTTCTCCGGATGAATCATGTTGTAAGCAATATGCATATGAAGGTTGTTGGTGTTCTTATGAACTCCACAATGCCGCTGGTGCTCCTCAAATCCAAGAACCGTGGCAAATTCTTTCTCAATTTCCCGAAAATCTTCTGGCTTCAGCACAGCCTCGTCTTCAGGTCTGAAGGACACTATAAGATGGTATGTCTTTTCTTTCTTACTGCGTGTGTTTAGATCCTGAGTATCTAGTACTTCCTGTATGGCTAAATCATAATGATCAACAGCCCAGCAGCCCTCGTGCCAAGAATCAAGAGTCTTCTCTCCTTTATTCTTGGCATCGGCAATATAATCGGCCAAACGACGATAGCTTGAGTTCTGTGGCTTACAGGTGATCAAACGACTAATCATAATTCTCTGACTTTCTCATACATTGTTTTCTGCTGCTTCCGTAAGTCTACAAGCAACTTCTCAACATCAGGTCGATGTTCGTCATCATCAAGAATCCACATTTTGAGCAAACCACCCAAACGGCCCAGATTCGCACTCATTTTTAGCAACTCTCGACGTGCCTGCTGATCCTCACGACTTTTGATTTCGTGACCGAGAGTTACAGCTTTTGCGAAAGCAGACAGTGACAGGTTGCACTGTTTGGCAGTGCCACAAATCTTCTTGTATTCTTTATCAGAGACATAAGCTTTGATGACTTTCTTTTTGCTCGGCACTGCGTTCAATTCCTTCTTGGACTGTATTTTTTCTTGCGTTGAGCCGCAGGCGAATAAGCGATCCCAGCCCTAGGCTGGGCAGGGCGTAAGGTAGGTCCACTTTGGAAAAGTGGGCCTACCTTACCTGTCCTGCCTTCCGACTCCGTGATATTATATGTGATTTTGCGTTACATCGGAAGGTCCTAAAAAAAATACTCTATAATAACATAGAGTAACGGTTAGTAACTTTAAATAACCTAAAGTAACCTAGAATAACTTTTAAATTTCAAATTTGGTGACAAAAAAGCACTTTGTATTTGTTCCCAGTTCTAAGAATATGCGCTATCTCACGAATTAGGATTAAGCTCCAGCATGAAAGATCAAAAAATCAAGGAGAACTATATGCATATCGGAAATACG
It includes:
- the traI gene encoding TraI/MobA(P) family conjugative relaxase, whose product is MISRLITCKPQNSSYRRLADYIADAKNKGEKTLDSWHEGCWAVDHYDLAIQEVLDTQDLNTRSKKEKTYHLIVSFRPEDEAVLKPEDFREIEKEFATVLGFEEHQRHCGVHKNTNNLHMHIAYNMIHPEKLTRHEPYRDYHKRDVLHRVLENKYGLQRDNGLQGDGPKRANEKAVTYEAHSGQQSFDSYVKERENNISEALSKAQNWQDLHIALAKSGLEIRKRGNGCIIKDSHSKTAIKASSLGRNYSKGKLEKQLGPFEEVGPSIQAVTEQERYEAVPIHRGPERAVLYAEYKKGIDERKLRYEALKVEEKELDNLGITLGISPIKARTIKERILQDRRDIRAEIPFSNWNDFLKLKVQDGNKTALAVLQTRQPKATEEQSVISVAFATPERLIEQIDDVDVLEKAHTVAVAAALNEIKSGDLLRNQYREGGRLHEEKPTEILSAVTVEWGGEDKPSLESVCQIAGIGFENNGFKRLHSSNLLQTVYKKTLRQTLESEGYSTKFSKKGARGVNRKEPVSGDNMNSLELERHLRAAFQETTERRGNFLIEHLKKDIVEYFDKINYPLEMEDIQLFLHSKAISKKMVALPGQSDGAKTKYTIKTLLQAETDNRAWLKLGSNRFEDHVDPEIGQKMTSVAKNIFDFKFEGEQLEAALGVLSSPDFITCIQGDPGTGKTTLLQAVIETHGRDRVLGLSKAGSAAKKLGDETGITAQTIDRFCIDYERRIMALESGDDKELEATAYVKSLFEQKPALIIVDEASMMGSMDAVRLCNIAAKEGARIVAVGDTKQLPGVGAGKPFEEWQKDGAKTFRLKQIRRQKGTLQRQAVEAASHDDAKSAVQLLVSGNIIKEVEGTEERIEAVVQDFFQHFEAEEGMPLLITSLNSDREAFNKEIRASLVDKGIVAKENFRQEIELPSGETAERDFAAGDSIIFLKKGGAHIQCNEDDPILNGTRGKILSVENSTYLVETESGQQVNFTGDDFNHFDHAYCISTYKSQGLSSDSHVIYHAPAYSLLLSKNEFLVGISRNKNNVSVYTDNFGEFLAKVQSAAVKKSALDLFEKGNERASSSLWLRTAAEAIEKRLKGADTLREERSFLIEQAGKWSDVSEEDRNRINEAYTKMKEDFHQRMSIADEVRTDNTSELEKTAIQKYKSLVQGVKDIEKSKSSFADKMSSQNKLVNSFMKEFMADFAPQGKVASWKPEKKTSFTPGAIINADEVALNKEYKEVVAQRKAALENLKEERAISYQQVKGAWQGKRREWIHDRSLLRKDKHQLLSLAKMKQLQAEEGMRKEFDSKRGKIWSESGFRTWNDYLYMKAQNGDACAMEVWAKQYNPTLSDEYTPLVKDDLFKGLETNVDNRGNILHSLENGSMIKDNGDKIFFSQNDATARKAASKLAQRKFGDFMEMSGNSITKVTDKMKRMKITIAKGKGQAVSR
- a CDS encoding plasmid mobilization protein: MPSKKKVIKAYVSDKEYKKICGTAKQCNLSLSAFAKAVTLGHEIKSREDQQARRELLKMSANLGRLGGLLKMWILDDDEHRPDVEKLLVDLRKQQKTMYEKVREL